The genomic segment TGGTTGTAATGAGCTGCGCTTTTAGGTCTGCAGACCTTTTTACCAAAACCTCCAGATCTTTTTCTTTGTAGCAATAGTGGTCAGGAAATGCGCGCGTCTCAATTAAATCAACGCCAAGTGTTTTTATTGCACTAAAAAACTTCTCTGGAAATCCAAGGCCGCAAAAAGCCAACGCCCGACCTGTTACTAAGGCTGTTGTGACAGCTTTGGCGGTAAATACAGGGATTTTTGACGGAATTGCTGTTCTAACACTTTGTTTATCTTCACCTAAAATAATCACGGCATCTATGCGCTTAAGAACCTGCTTCATTGGCTCTCGTAAAGGCCCGGCTGGCAGCAATTTTTCGTTGCCAAGACCTTGGGCACCATCAATTATCAGCAAATTTACATGCGCTTTTATGCTGGTTGACTGCAAGCTATCATCGAATATTAAAGCGCTGGCCCCAAGCTGTTTGGCCCTTCGCGCAGCTACCAGTTTATTTTGGTCAACAAAAACATCGCACCCTATTTCTGTCAGCATTAAAGGCTCGTCTCCAACGTCTTTGCAATTATCAGTTTTTTTTACGTGAACGCCTGAAAGCCTGCCTTTATACCCGCGGCTTATAATGAATGGGTAGTAACCAATAGATTCAATAATCTTATAAAGAGATAAGGCGACGGGAGTTTTTCCGGCCCCTCCAGCGGTAATCCCCCCAACCGTTATGCTTGGCAAATCTGGGATTTCAGGGCGCGAAAACCATTCATCACATTTACGCACCAGCAGGTATACAGCCGATAAGGGATAAAGCGCCTTAGATAAAAAAGATTTTTTATACCAAAACTCTGGAGTTTTCACATTCGAACTCCACCGCCCTGACCGTAGTAATTTGCTTAAAAATCAAGGTTATATCGCTTCAATAAAGAGGATTGACTACTCAAAGACCCGCAGCGATACTTCGTTGGTCAGTATATACAGCTTGCCGTTTGCAACTACTGGCGGAACCGATATTCCTGCCCCGCAAAACATGGATGACATCACTTGACCATCGATTGGGGAAATAAACAAAATAACCCCATGCGATCCTGCCAGAATCAACTTGCCGCCAGCTAACAGAGGCCCGTACCAGAAAACAGGCGTCTTTTTTACTGCCTTAGGCAACGACGCTATCCACCTTGGTGCTCCAGTCGTTTTCGAAAGACATACCAAGTCGTTCTCGTTGGTTATTATGAAAAGGCTGTTAAGCGACAGCACCGGCGTTTGGGTAGCCCCACTGATGCTTTGTTCCCAAAGCTGCCTGCCGTTTGCAAGGTTAAGCGAAACAACTTTTCCACTGTTACTTGCAATATAAACTTGATTGCCGTCAATTACGGGCAGCGCCTTTATGTGAGCCAGCGAAGTTATCATCTTATCCGGGGAAAAGTGTGAGACAATCTGGCTCCACACCTGTCCGCCGTTTCCACAGTAAAGCGCAAAAACCTCGCCCGACGCGTAAGGTACAATCACCATATCCCGTGCAGCAGCACATCCGCCGCCACCCATCAAAGCAATGCTTTCCGAAATTCCTGAATGCGACCATACATAGTCGCCCGATGCGGCGGACAGCGCCTCAACCTTACTGTCCATAGACAGTACATACACAAATCCACCGTATACCAGCAACGCTCCACGCGCTGGGGAGTTAAGCTGCTTGCGCCAAATTATTTTACCGGTTTCGGCTTCTATAGCAAAAGCTTCGGCCAGGCTCGTTGCCGCATAAATCACCTGACCATCGAACGCAATGCTTCCCAAGACGTCATCGGGCGTTGTCCTCGCGGGCAGCAAACTTACCGACCATTTGATCCTTCCATTTCTTACGCAGTGTACCTTGGCGCTGTTATCTAAAATAAAAACGTCTTGACCAACAACAATGGGCTCTGCATTAAGTTTACGATTTTGAGAAACCGACCCAGACAGCTTGTATGACCACTTAAGCTTAATAGGGAACGAACATTCAAGATTGCCGACGTTATGCGTTGCGTCTTTACGCGCATGAGTCCAACAGCTGTTTGCCTCAGGAATTGCGACAGATACCCCCTCGGCCGAGGCGACTGGGTCAGGCTTCAGGTCTTCGCTTAAAGTACAAAAGATCTCTCTTTTACCCTTAAGGTGGACTTTTTTGTTACAAGCCGTTGTTGCAACCAGAATGATCAGTGAAAACAGCGCGATTGATATATGCTTCATACTTTTAGTTCTAAGATTTAGATGTTTTGGACAGCTTTCCAATTGCCCACTGCTGAACAATAGACAAAATATTACTCAATGTCCAGTAAAGAATCACTCCGGCAGGAAACTGCGCCATCATGAATGTAAAGACTATCGGCATTATCAAAAACATCTTCGCCTGAGTCGGATCGGCCGGAGCAGGCCCCATTTTCTGCTGTATCAGCATGGTCAGCCCCATCAGAATTGGAAGCACTCCTACGCACAAAAAATCCGGTAGTGTAATCGGAATCAGACCGAACAGCGTAAGCACCGAAGTTGGGTCCGCCTCTGACAGATCGCCAATCCACAAAAATCGACAGTGTCGTATGTCAATAGATATGGAAAACACCTTATACAAAGCAAAAAGTATGGGAAATTGAATCAGCTGAGGCAAACATCCGCCCAAAGGATTAACCTTCTCTTTTTTGTATAGGTTCATCGTCTCTTGGGACAGCCTGGCGCGGTCATTCGCATAAAACTGTTGAATCGATTTAAGCTTAGGCCCAATCTCTCGCATTTTGTTCATGGACCGGTATGATTTATTGGCCAATGGAAAGAACGCAAGCTTGAACAACAGCGTCATGATTATGATAATCAAGCCCATATTGGCTATGTTATCGCTGAGCCAATCCAGTAAAAGGAACAATGGGCGTGTGATAAAGTAAAACCACCCAAAATCAATCGCCAAATCAAAGTGTTTTATGCCAAGCTTCTGCTCGTACCCATCAAGCACATCCAGATCCTTTGCCCCAAGGAATATATGCGAAGTCGATGACACAACCCCTCCAGGGGCCAGGTCAGAAATATCGGTCAAAGTATCAACTTGATAGGTTGGCTTGCCGTATCCAGAAATCTCACGAAACTTGATGGTAGAGGTTGACGTAGGAATAATTGCAGACAGCCAGTATTTATCGGTAATCCCGGCCCATCCTCCATCAAAACCATGATGACTTAAAGCCTCTTTGGCCATCTTATCGTAAGACACTTCATGCAGCTTGCCACCAAAGTACCCGACCCCGCCTTCGTGAATCATGGCAAATCGGCCGGCGCCTTCCGGAAGGCCTACGCGCCTGATAAGAACATATGCGCTTATTTTAAGACTTTGAGAGCCGTTGTTAAGCACATCCTGCTTAACGGTTATCAGGTTCTTGCCATCTATCTCAATAGTGCGCTTGAAGACCAATCCCTGTCCGTTATCCCACGTTAAAATAAGCGGCGACGATGGGGACAGCTTTTTGCTGTTCGTCGACCACACCGTATTTTCATCTGGCAGTTTTATGTGCTTGTCTATACTGGCCCAGCCAGCCTCGGCATAGTAGGACTCTTGCCCGCTTTCTTTAAACAAAACAACCGGCCCGCTGTCCTTGTTTATGCTTTCCTTATATTTCCTAAGCTTAATATCAGCGATTTTTATACCCCTAAGTGATATTTGGCCGGACAGTTCAGACGATTCAAAATCAATTATCTCCGCCGGCAGATTTTGTGCTGCAACCGGTATATTTGCCGAGGATACGGCGGCGTCCTGATGATGAGCAACTGGCTGACTGTCCGCTTGCTTAGTTGCAGGGGTCGGCTGTTCTGGCGTAAAGTACTGCCACCCTACAAGCACCCCGCACATCAAGACCACGGCCAGTATAAAGTTTTTGCTTTCGTTCATTGGTTGTTTCTATACATTTCTTGACAGAGGTTTATACTTTACCCGCTTAGGGCTATCCGCGTCTATACCATAGCGCTTATGATAGTCTGCCGCATATTCGCCGTAATTACCTTCAAACCACTCGACGCGGCTGTTGCCCTCAAAAGCCAAGATATGTGTGGCGATGCGGTCAAGAAACCACCGATCATGGCTGATAACCACGGCGCAGCCGGCAAAGTCAATTAAAGCATCCTCAAGCGCGCGCAAAGTTTCAACGTCCAAATCATTCGTTGGCTCATCCAGCAAAATCAGGTTTGCACCTTGCTTAAGCAACTTGGCCAGATGTACTCGGTTACGCTCACCGCCAGAAAGCTGGTTGATTTTCTTTTGCTGATCAGTACCTTTAAACCCAAAACTGGCGACATAAGCACGACTTGGAGTCCTGCGTTTGCCCAGCTCAAGCTCATCAAGCCCGCCGGATATCTCCTCCCAAATAGTTTTGCCGCTATCAAGGCTGTCTCGGCTTTGGTTAACATAAGCAATCTTTACTGTTTCCCCTACTTTTAAGGTTCCTGTATCAGACGCCTCTTCGCCTACGATTATCCTGAACAATGTGCTTTTCCCGGCTCCATTTGGGCCAATAACCCCAACAATACCCCCTGCCGGCAGGTTGAAACTAAGATCATCAAACAGCAGCTTATCAGCATAGGCTTTCGACAACTTTTCGGCCTTCAGCACACTGTCGCCCAGACGCGGTCCCGGCGGAATATATATTGCGGCCTGCTTGTTTTTGGCATTTCTTTCATCTTGCACCAGAAGCTCGTCATATGCGCGGATTCTGGCCTTACTTTTACTTTGCCGCGCTTTGGGCGATTGTTTAATCCATTCAAGCTCTCGCTCTATGGTCTTTTTGCGCGAATCATCTTGCTTGCCTTCAAGCTCAAGGCGCTTTTGCTTATCCTCAAGCCAAGCGGAATAGTTCCCCTCAAACGGATATGCCTGGCCGCGGTCTAGCTCTAATATCCACTTCACAACATTATCAAGGAAATACCGGTCATGCGTGACCAGAACGACCGTGCCTTTGTATTCCTGCAGATGGCGCTCAAGCCAGGCGATCGACTCTGCGTCTAAATGGTTGGTTGGCTCGTCTAATAAAAGCAAATCTGGCTTCTGCAGCAAAAGCCGACACAGTGCCACTCGGCGACGTTCTCCCCCAGACAAGCTTTCGACGGATTGGTCGCCAGGCGGACACCTTAAAGCGTCCATAGCAATCTCAACTTGGCGATTTAAATCCCAAAGGTCCTGCGCATCAATTATATTTTGAAGCTCTGCCTGGCGGTCAAGTAGCCGCTGCATAGCCACATCATCCATAGGTTCGGCAAATTTCGCCGATAAGGCTTCGTATTCGTCGACAACGCTTTTCTTTTCAGCAAATCCTTGAATGATATTCCCCCGAACCGAAAGGCTGTTATCAAGCGCAGGCTCCTGCGGCAGATAGCCAACGGTCGCGTCTTTGGCAAGCCAGGCCTCGCCCTGATAATCTTTGTCCAAATCGGCCATAATCTTCATAAGCGTGGACTTGCCAGCCCCATTTCCGCCTATTATGCCTATATTGGCCCCTGGCAAAAAGGACAGCCAAGTCTCTTTAAGGACCTGCTTCCCTCCAGGGAACGCCTTACTAAGCCCCTTCATCACATAGATGTATTGGTAGGATGACATTTTATAATTACACTGAGCCTAAGCAAACGCGGCCGCTTTAGGCCTCGCCTGCCAAAGGCTTTAAATAAGTCAAGACTTATTGTATTCCCGATGTATCGGCGGTTATGCGAGACCTGCCGTTAGAGCTTACATGAACAAACACTGTTTGTCCTACGCTAAACGCTGGGCTTACCCCTTGAACCAAAGTTATCGTCTGACCATTATCGAGTTTAACTATGTATTCCAGGCCCTTCTGTTGCTTCAGCTTCTTTTCAGCATATGCCCCGCCGATTCCGCCAAGAGCGGCTCCTGCGGCTGTAGATAGTACACGGCCTTTACCTTGACCTATCATATTACCAAGAACGCCGCCGCCGATGGCGCCAAGTCCTGCGCCTACTATATTGCCGCCAAGCGAATCGCTGCCTTCTATGGTAACCTGGCGAATGCTAAGGATTCTGCCTCGGTAAGTCTGTGAGACTTCCCCCGCCTGACTTGCGGTATACGAATCTGGCGAAAGGTCTTTTGCGCACCCAGATACCATCACGCCAACCAATCCTATCATGATAAAACGTTTAGTCATCAAACCTAATTCCATACTCAAAACTCCATAATAAACTCATCGACTTTAATTTAGCATGTTTTCACGTACGATCAAGCGCCGGAAGTAAGTAGTTTAGCTTGAGGGAGTATGCTTATATCTCTGGAAGGTAGATATACGCTAAAGCGGAAGAGGCTTTAAAACAAAACTAAGCTACGGCACCACTTTTGGCCGAACAAAATATACATTTTTTTGAATTGCCTATTAATAGAAACTACGCCTTCATAGGAGAGCAAATCTCTATTAGCGTGCCATCAGGACATCTAACATAAGCTACGGTTTGTCCCCATGGCATTTCGGACGGCTCCTTCAAAGATTTAGCGCCGCAAGAGACGGCTTTGTCATAAGACTCTTTTACAGATTCTGCCTCTAATGCGATCTCTATGCCTAATGGCTTATCAGACTTATCTGCGGCAACATATCCAAGAGGTAAATTTTCACTGCCTTTCTTATGCGCGGCAAATGCCAAAGTAGTACTTCCTGTATCCAATTCAGCATAATCTTCGCCCATAAAACGTCTTTTCAGCCCAAAGGCCTTTTCAAAGAAATCAATCGAGCTGCAAATATTGGATACATATATAATCACATAAGCCAGCTTCATAATCGTCTTAAAAAATTCCCTAAAATATCTCAAGCTTAGTTTATCACGTTCTCACGCACGATCAAAAGCGGTAAACGAGCAGTTGTTTAGGTGAGTATTTTATTTTGAAAAGGAAAATGGTACAATTTTGCTAGAATTGTTTAGCTTTTTGATTAGGCTTTTAACATTTTAGACACAAGTTTGTGGATAATTAAAAAAGTCTAAGGGTGTTGGTGTTGTGTATTTTTGATTTCGCATTGAGGTATTCATGATGGTAACTGGTGGTGCAAATAGAAAAGACATGGGGGGGGGGGCTTAACCCCTTCTTTGGCATAAGTACTGAGGGGCAGTCTTGCTCTGAGTTAGTTGCTAAATGATGTAGCAAAAATGCAACAAATAAACTTAATGCTGTAGGATTTGTCTCTTTTGTTTTACTGGTGACATTTTTATCCGGCTGTTCAAGTCCGAACAAAGATTCCTTTCGTCCGCATTTATACCTAGGCGTGACCAGCAATTACTCAGACTCAAATGCTACTCTGGAGCCAAAGTACTTCGTGCCTGGTTCTGCTCCAGGGGGCGCTGTAATAGCTGGCGGTTTTCTGGTAGGGCGTAGTGGGGCTGTCGCTGTCCCCGATGCAGCAGGAGGTATTCCTGGTCATAATCTCAACCAAAATGATATTATGCTTGGTGGTATGGGTGGAAATTTAGCCACAAAAGTCTCAGGAATCGGTACTGGCGCAATAGTTGGCTTAGAGATGAAAATTTTTAAGCTACGTGTGTCTTTAGAGGCTGACTGCTCCAATATAAATCGCGGAAATAAACAAAGAGATGATTTGTTTGAGAGGTTTTCTTTTGGGTTGTCGTATAGACTTGACCTGAAGCTTGGCAGTTATTTTATTCCATATCTGCTCGCTGGAGTAGAGTTTAATACCCTCAAAGGACGCGGTGAAAATCCGCACTTTAGGGATAGCGGAGATTATATTACTGACCCAAACGGCATAGTGCAGATGGCAGTCTTCTCTAATGTTGATAGACTTTTTTACAATACGGATAACGGCAAGGTGATTCAAAATCCTCGATTAGGCTGTGGATTTGAGATAAGTTTTTTTGAGCGTTTTAAATTTAGATTTGATGCGTTTTGGACTTTGAGGAAGGAGTTTGCCAGTAAATTTAGAACAAATACTGTGACGCCAGGCGATCTTGTGGCGATGGGTGTTGATCCATTTTATGGCGCCGAAGACACTATGACATGGTATCATAAGAAATTCTCCACTCGCTTCGGCATCATTATGGATTTGTAGATTATTTATAATCCAAGTAGTGCTTTGTATCTTGCCAGTTTTAGCTTGCTGACGCAAGACTCGGAAGCTTGAATGGCCTCCTTGATTGCCAGTCCTGCGAGCTAAACTTTGTCTAAGTCAAAGTTATCGTTAGACTTAAATTCGCAACCTTTTTGTTATTAGGTATATCTAGAATCTTTCAGATTTATAAAGTAGAATGATTACTGTTTTACTTATGGCGCAAACGGAAAAGACAAGAAGCAAGGAGGAGGATGTGTATCCCCATAGCCAGCCTCATTTTTAGTTGCAATAAAATTATCTGTGATCTGGATCGTCTGTTCTATAAATTCTAATCCTAAAGCTCTAAATTTTTCATAATTCCAATTCTTTTTTCTCAGGATTTCATTTGAAAATTCATTCATTACTTTCTCCTTTTTGAACGCTCAATGGCCAGAGTTTTGCAATAAATAATTAATTTTTAGTTAAGGTAGTGTGTTTTTTAGAGGATAATCTTCCCTAGACTTCCTTCGCGTTATGAAGCTTACATAAAAAAACAAACAAAGCCGCGAGTATTATACCTTACTTCATCAGCTCTGTGCTGAGAGCATTGCTAAACCATTTAAGGCTGTTGAAAGACTCACATCTTGGGCATATGGGCGCCCAATCTTCAGATTGCATCGAG from the Holosporales bacterium genome contains:
- the lpxK gene encoding tetraacyldisaccharide 4'-kinase yields the protein MKTPEFWYKKSFLSKALYPLSAVYLLVRKCDEWFSRPEIPDLPSITVGGITAGGAGKTPVALSLYKIIESIGYYPFIISRGYKGRLSGVHVKKTDNCKDVGDEPLMLTEIGCDVFVDQNKLVAARRAKQLGASALIFDDSLQSTSIKAHVNLLIIDGAQGLGNEKLLPAGPLREPMKQVLKRIDAVIILGEDKQSVRTAIPSKIPVFTAKAVTTALVTGRALAFCGLGFPEKFFSAIKTLGVDLIETRAFPDHYCYKEKDLEVLVKRSADLKAQLITTRKDLVKIPGRFHEYLSTANLDVVWDDQKSLIDFIKSRLKSL
- a CDS encoding PQQ-binding-like beta-propeller repeat protein; the encoded protein is MKHISIALFSLIILVATTACNKKVHLKGKREIFCTLSEDLKPDPVASAEGVSVAIPEANSCWTHARKDATHNVGNLECSFPIKLKWSYKLSGSVSQNRKLNAEPIVVGQDVFILDNSAKVHCVRNGRIKWSVSLLPARTTPDDVLGSIAFDGQVIYAATSLAEAFAIEAETGKIIWRKQLNSPARGALLVYGGFVYVLSMDSKVEALSAASGDYVWSHSGISESIALMGGGGCAAARDMVIVPYASGEVFALYCGNGGQVWSQIVSHFSPDKMITSLAHIKALPVIDGNQVYIASNSGKVVSLNLANGRQLWEQSISGATQTPVLSLNSLFIITNENDLVCLSKTTGAPRWIASLPKAVKKTPVFWYGPLLAGGKLILAGSHGVILFISPIDGQVMSSMFCGAGISVPPVVANGKLYILTNEVSLRVFE
- the yidC gene encoding membrane protein insertase YidC, with the translated sequence MNESKNFILAVVLMCGVLVGWQYFTPEQPTPATKQADSQPVAHHQDAAVSSANIPVAAQNLPAEIIDFESSELSGQISLRGIKIADIKLRKYKESINKDSGPVVLFKESGQESYYAEAGWASIDKHIKLPDENTVWSTNSKKLSPSSPLILTWDNGQGLVFKRTIEIDGKNLITVKQDVLNNGSQSLKISAYVLIRRVGLPEGAGRFAMIHEGGVGYFGGKLHEVSYDKMAKEALSHHGFDGGWAGITDKYWLSAIIPTSTSTIKFREISGYGKPTYQVDTLTDISDLAPGGVVSSTSHIFLGAKDLDVLDGYEQKLGIKHFDLAIDFGWFYFITRPLFLLLDWLSDNIANMGLIIIIMTLLFKLAFFPLANKSYRSMNKMREIGPKLKSIQQFYANDRARLSQETMNLYKKEKVNPLGGCLPQLIQFPILFALYKVFSISIDIRHCRFLWIGDLSEADPTSVLTLFGLIPITLPDFLCVGVLPILMGLTMLIQQKMGPAPADPTQAKMFLIMPIVFTFMMAQFPAGVILYWTLSNILSIVQQWAIGKLSKTSKS
- the ettA gene encoding energy-dependent translational throttle protein EttA, with protein sequence MSSYQYIYVMKGLSKAFPGGKQVLKETWLSFLPGANIGIIGGNGAGKSTLMKIMADLDKDYQGEAWLAKDATVGYLPQEPALDNSLSVRGNIIQGFAEKKSVVDEYEALSAKFAEPMDDVAMQRLLDRQAELQNIIDAQDLWDLNRQVEIAMDALRCPPGDQSVESLSGGERRRVALCRLLLQKPDLLLLDEPTNHLDAESIAWLERHLQEYKGTVVLVTHDRYFLDNVVKWILELDRGQAYPFEGNYSAWLEDKQKRLELEGKQDDSRKKTIERELEWIKQSPKARQSKSKARIRAYDELLVQDERNAKNKQAAIYIPPGPRLGDSVLKAEKLSKAYADKLLFDDLSFNLPAGGIVGVIGPNGAGKSTLFRIIVGEEASDTGTLKVGETVKIAYVNQSRDSLDSGKTIWEEISGGLDELELGKRRTPSRAYVASFGFKGTDQQKKINQLSGGERNRVHLAKLLKQGANLILLDEPTNDLDVETLRALEDALIDFAGCAVVISHDRWFLDRIATHILAFEGNSRVEWFEGNYGEYAADYHKRYGIDADSPKRVKYKPLSRNV
- a CDS encoding glycine zipper 2TM domain-containing protein, which codes for MELGLMTKRFIMIGLVGVMVSGCAKDLSPDSYTASQAGEVSQTYRGRILSIRQVTIEGSDSLGGNIVGAGLGAIGGGVLGNMIGQGKGRVLSTAAGAALGGIGGAYAEKKLKQQKGLEYIVKLDNGQTITLVQGVSPAFSVGQTVFVHVSSNGRSRITADTSGIQ
- a CDS encoding VOC family protein; this translates as MKLAYVIIYVSNICSSIDFFEKAFGLKRRFMGEDYAELDTGSTTLAFAAHKKGSENLPLGYVAADKSDKPLGIEIALEAESVKESYDKAVSCGAKSLKEPSEMPWGQTVAYVRCPDGTLIEICSPMKA